In Geotalea uraniireducens, the genomic window CACAAAGACCACCGTTTTGGTGTTAGGTGAAAGCGGGGTTGGCAAGGAATTGGTTGCCAGTGCCATCCATTACAACAGCCCGTTGGCAGACGGCCCGTTTATCAAGTTCAATTGTGCGGCATTACCGGAAAACATCATTGAGAGTGAACTGTTTGGGCACGAAAAGGGTTCCTTTACCGGCGCTTCGTCATTTCGTACCGGCAGGTTTGAGGATGCCAATGGAGGAACCATTTTCCTCGATGAAGTGGGAGAGCTTTCGTTGGCCATCCAAGCAAAGCTGTTGCGGGTGCTTCAGGAAAGAAGTTTTGAACGAGTGGGCGGCAATCGATCTGTCAAAGTTGAGATTCGTATTATAGCGGCAACCAACCGGGATCTGGCTGAAATGGTTGCTAAGGGTCAGTTTAGAGAGGATCTGTATTACCGCCTGAATGTCTTTCCTGTCACAATTCCGCCGCTGCGGGACAGAGGGAGTGACATCATTACCATTGCTGACCATTTCGTCGAAAAGTTTTCGAGAGAAACCGGCAAAGCTGTAAAAAGAATATCAACCCCTGCTCTGAATATGTTGATGAGTTATCACTGGCCCGGTAATGTCCGCGAACTTGAAAATGTTATCGAACGTGCAGTGATTCTTACTGAAGATGAGGTTATTCATGGCTATAACCTGCCACCGTCACTACAAACCTCGGTATTGACCGGAACAGTCAATAAAGGGGGGCTTGAGGCAAAACTTGCCTCAGTTGAGTATGAAATGCTGGTGGAGGCACTCAAAACCAACAACGGCAATACGACCGAGGCGGCCAGAGAACTCGGCATCACCAGAAGAATATTGGGCTTGCGGATGACGCAGTACAATCTTAACTACAAGAACTTCCGTGAGCGGACACCATAAGGGGTGTTACCACTGAGATACGGTTCATTCAATCACTGTAATCTGCCACCGTGGGTCATTGCTTCGTACCACTTCAACAGTAATCCGCAGCCGCTGGAGATCCAGGGGGTGAAGCAGTCAAATCGCTTTCTGTTTGACAAGCTGCTGGCAGCTGCCGACTGGCATGAACGGGCCGGTATTTTTATGGACTTTATGTCCGTAAAATTCCAGTTGCATCACTGGGAGCAACAGGCAACGCTCCCGGCCAGAAACAGCATCAAAAACAACTACCTCTTTTTCCTGCGCTGCTGGATGATCGACTCAAACTCAATATCCGGCGCGGTCCTTAAACATTGGGTCGAAAGCCGGATGGGAATCTCTCCCACCTACCACAAAGCCCGCATCCATGACATCAACAGCGAAGCTTATTTCAACTACACCGTCGATGTGATGAAAGGGAGTGCCTGCACCAGCGCTATCCAGGCACAACTTGACCTCCTGTTTGAATATTGTCAGTTCGAACTGCGCCGGAAATATCCGGGGCAAGAGACCATCACGCTCTATCGCGGCACCCATGACGCGGAAGAACACGACATCATAGAAAACCTGGAAAACCGCCAACAGATCGTGCGACTCAACAATCTGATCTCCTTCACCCTGGAAGCGGAGCGGGCCTGGGAGTTCGGCCGTACCGTCTGGAAGACGACGGTGCCGCTTGCCAAGATATTCTACTACAGCGACCTGCTGCCCGGCAGCATTCTGAAAGGCGAAGACGAATACATGATTATTGGCGGGGAGTACCGTGTAGAGCGGCTCAGGTAAACACGCCGCCATACGTACGGTTTTCTGCTGCTTCCTGCTGACACATCAGCATCCGTTACGTTGCTCCATAATTCTGGCCGGTGTTCCCATGGCCTTTTTCAGCCAGGGCGGCGGATTTCCCCGCAGGACTTCCTGTAATTTATCAATGATGTCGCTGATGGGGGTTGCCGCCACGGTATTCAGGTGAAAGGATTTTTGAGCAACAAGTTTAGCCAGCACTACGGTGCTGATATGTAAACTACAGACGATGACGCACCCGCCAACCATGCTGATACGCGCTAAGTGGGGTTCGTCTGAAGGATCTCCGGGTAACATGGCCGTGCTGTCACCGCAAAATGTTGCATGATCAGCCCCGATCTCCCAGATTGTAAAGGCGCGTGCCTCTTCAAAACTCTCATTGACAACGGTGCCGTCGTTTGAAGCAAAAGCTATTTTCATGGCATTTCCCCTTTGGCATCAGGCCATGTTACACACCGTGCTTTTTCCCTTTGAGCGAACCGATCTCAATTCGAACCACGGCGGTTCGGTCGAGGTTCGTCTGGGGGTAGTCGAATTTCTGAGATGCAAACTGCGCCACAATCAGGTCCAAGGCCTCGATTTTCTCTGCCTCGTCCGCTATCTCCACTGCTTTGCCAATACCAATGACCGTACGATGCTGCGCTTCAAAATCGCAGGCATCATCACTGGTAATGACACCGTGATCTACGCTGATCTCAAAGCAAATGTTGTTGTTGCGCCGCAAGATCTCCATCTTCGAACCGGATTGGGCGGAATGGAAATAGAGTGACGTACCGTCGTAGGCATAGAACACCGGCACCAGAAACGGCATGTCTCCGTCAACCAGGGCGATATGCATCAGTTTTTCCGAGCGAATGATGGCCTGTATCTCGGTGTGGTCGGTGATCTCGCGATCCTTACGCCGCATCGGACCGTGGTGGTGATGTGCGGAATTCTGCATAACACGTACTCCTTTATCAGTTGTTAGGTCGTTGGCTGCTTCAGGCCGCTACAATCACAGGAGAGTCTGCCGAAGGTAGAGGCGCTTTCATGTTCAAACAGGTGTGGTACCGGGAAGGTTGCCTTTTTTGCCGGTATCTGACGCAGCGTCTCAATGTATGCCGCAGGCAGGCCGCGGGCAACGGCGCCGGACAGGATCGTTTCCAGATATTCAGTGCTGGGTGGTTGTTGCGGGCCGCCATGATAGAACTTACGGTACAGCAGCACCGGGTAGGTGATGCCGTCAACTCCAATGACGTCGGTTGGCAGCAGAAAATAATCGCCGGTGCCGTCCAGATGCACATCCAGCCAGGCATCAAGCCGCTCGGAATCCCAGAACGAAAGCCGGTAGATGATTCCCCAGAGTTCTTCGCCGGGGCTGCTGATCAGGGTGGCCGCCCCACCGTCCCAACGTCTGGAATAATCGAAAAAGGCAAGGGCATGATCGGGCAGCCGGGCAAGGCAGACAATTTCCGGTTTGGAACAGCGTGAAGCGATCAGTTCCGGATTCATATTTGCGGCATAGGAGAAGATCAAATGGCTCATCTGCAGATACCTCGCTTGCTAAGAGGGATGAACAACGGTCTCTTTGGCCGGAACCAGTAGCACTCTTGTACCTTTTCCATTACCGGCAGGCTGTTCCGAAGCAACGATCAGGTCCAGTTTGTCCAGTTCCCTGCTGAACCAGCGCGGCGGATGATCGCAGAGTACTTCCAACTGCGTGAACTTGACGCTGGCCATGAATGGCACCAGTACCTGTTTTGAGTTGAGGCTACTATCATTAGCCAGAATCTCGGCCAGATTGATCCGGTAACAGCCGTTCCCCAATGATTGCGGTGCCGGCAAGGGCTTGGCGGTCTCCGTCAGTGCCGGCGGGGAGCCGGATGGATGTGTAGAACAGCCACCCCCGCAACCGGAGCGGTTTGCCGGAACGCTACAGGTGTGTCCGGTGACAGGTTTTGCGGCCTGTGCTGCTATAAATGCCTGATCGTGCCGGGAAACGGAATCCAACTGTTCCAGCAGAGCCCCATGCGATTGCCAGGTACGGAAGCCGAACTCTTCCTGCAACACAGCATTCAGCAGCCCTCGGACCTCACTGAGCACAAACACCTTGCACCCATCTAGTTGAGCTACCGCTTTTCGAATGGCAGCCTTGATTTCGGAAAGTGACAGATCAGCATGTATGCCAAAGGGGATTTCCCTGATTTTCAACCAGCCGTTCTCGCCGTTTTCGTACAGGCATACCTGCCCGTTCTCGTGAAAGCCGGCAACATCACCGTGCACGTTGACATAGCTTGCAATTTTCATGGGTTTACCTTGTTCGAGAGGAGGTAGGCCCGTCCCGTAAGGCGGACACCTTCCTCTGGGAGTCTGCTACCACATGTTCAGAATCCATTCTCTGTTCTTCTTGTGTTCCATGTCGGTAAACAGGGTGTTTGCCATCTGTTCTGCCAGCCAGGTGGCTCCCTCGTATCCCACTACCGGATAGCGGTACATCCCGGCGCGGTCGTAGGTGGGGAAGCCGACCCGCAGCATCGGGACGTTATAGTCGATGGAGACAAAACGTCCCTTGGAATGGCCGAGGATCAGATCAAGTTTCAAGCCCTTGTTCTTGATGCGATCTTCCAGCTCCCAGAAGTCGGCATTGGTCACAACCTCCATATCCCAATCAACGTGTTCTTTCATCGCCTGAAGCCTCGGGTCATCCTTGTAGAACGGGTTGTCGTCGCCAAGTAGCAGCAGAACCGGTTTCATCTCAAGATCGATGCAGAATTCGGCCAGTCCGATCACTAGGTCTGGGGCGCCGTAAATGGCTACCTTTTTCTCGGCCAAAAACATATGAGTAAGGTCGGTCAGGGCGTCGATGGCGCGTCCCCGCTCTTTTACCAGAGGCTCCGGAATCGGTTTGCCGGTTAACTGCTTCAGGTTTTTCAGGAAGATGTCGGTGTTGCGAATGCCGATCGGCGTAGGACCGATCACGGTCGGCAGATCAAACTCCTGCTTCAGCCATTCGGCCGCCTTGGTCCCTTCATAACGGTTCAGGGCAATGGTGCCGACGGCATTGGCGGTGCTGCGCAGGTCGTCAATGGTCGTACTGCCGTGGGAGATGGCGCTGCCATCAGGCATCAAGGGCGAATCAAAGCTCTCGATCTCAAACAGGACCGTCGCGTCGATCTCCATCTCCTTGAGCAGATGCTTGATCGCCTTGACGTCGCCGGGGTTGACCCAGCCGGTCAGGACGTTCAGTTTACCGTTGGGCTCACCTTTGGTGGCGAAGTATTTGACAAAATCCCGTACCGCGATGTCGTAGCCACCGATCATACTGTTGACGAAACTGGGGGTGTGGACTGGGATCAGATGCACTTCCCGGTCGGGAAACTTCTCCTTGAGCAGACCGCTGTTAAGCTTCTTGACGACACCGTCGATGTCGTCGCCGATGATCTCGGTTGAACAGGTGGTGATGATCGGGATGACCTTGATGTGCGGATAGCGCATCAGCAGCACGTCAACACCCTCTTCAACCCGGTGGCAGGCGCCGAACACGGCACCGTCCTCGTGCAGTGATGATGAGGCGATCTCAAAGCTCTCCTTGAAATGCTGTGAGAAGAGCAGACGCACAAACATCACGCAACCCTGCCCGCCATGAACGAGGCCGGTACAGTCTTTAATGCCGATGCTGGCAAACTGGGCTCCGGCAGGCTGGCAGGTGAAGATCGGATTGATGGTGCCGACGCGACTTTTTTCTTTTATTTCGCAGTGCATGGCGGTTTCCTTCTTTCCTAGTAGTTGACGACGGTCAGTTCAAGGTTGAGCGACCCGTCGATGAGCGTCCAGTCCAGACGGGCATTCAAAAGCCGCATGAGGGCCTTGACGTCTTCCTTGGGCATCTCCGTAATCCAGGGGAAAAGCTCCCGGTAAGCGCGGTTCAGCATAACGGCGTCCACCCAGTAGCATTTATCGAGCGGCGAGGTGATATTGACCTCCTCGTCGCAAAGCAGTTGGGCGGTCTGGCCGAGGATCCCGGCGTTCTGCTTGCGCCGGTCCCAGCCCCGCGAATTGAACTGCCAGAGGCAGTGTTTCATGAGGTAGTTTTCCAATTGGCCGATCTTTTCCCTGGTTTCCGGTGAAACAGTGGCCAGCGGGTCACTGGTATAGACCTTCTGGTACTTCCGTTCGGCCAGGTTTTTTATTTTGTGCTTGGCAGCCATACAAGCTCCTTTATCAGGCCGCGTCTTTCGGCATATTGGCCGAGGTCCGCGGAAATTCGGGATAGGTCTTGTTGCGTAGCCCGGCAATGACGTCGTAGTTGCCGGTGTATTCAGAAAGTTCCGTCGATGCCTTGATCTCTTCTGGCAATTCCTTGTCAGACAGCATCCGACGGGTGAGGAAGCTGTGGTCGGACTGGATCTCATCCTTGCTGATATCGATCAGGGAGAGCTCATGGATCGGCGAGTAAATGGCATTGTAGATGTCGCGGGCAAAGCGCACCCAACCTTCGAAGCCTTTCCATGGGCCGTTGTGGTAGGCATGGGCGTTCAGGTAGGGGACATTGACCTTTTTGGCCATTTCCCCCGGCCGCTTGCCGGTGAAGATGCAATGGGGCTTCAGCATTTCCAGGGCCTCAAGACCTTCCAGCTCGTTCGGGTCGTCAATGGCCAAGGCTCCCTCGCCGCAACGGGAAACTCCTTTTTCCATGTCCCCCTGATGGCCGAATTTGGTGTAGACCGAGACCACCTTGACCCCCATCTCTTCCTGGATGGCGTGGGCCCAGTGCCACAGTTTGGACCCACCCGGCCAGAGGCAGATCCTTTTGCCTTTCAGCCGCTCCTTGTACCAGTCGAGCTGCGGCTGCCACTTGGCAGTTTCTTCCGCGATGATCTTCTCGGCGCGGTCCTCGATGCCGAAGAACAGCCCGATCTTGCGCAGCGAGTCACCCAGGGCCTTGAAACCGAAGCCGTCGATGTCGAGGCGCGGGATGCCGTAGCGGTCGCGCAGTTCGTCGCAGATGTACTCGGCGGACCGGGCGCACTCCAGCACATTCAGGTGGGCGCGGTGCATGCCGCGCAGGTCGTCGTAGGAACCGTTGCCGGTGAAGGTGGACAACACCTGGATTCCCATCCGCTTGAAGAAGTCCAGCATCACCTCCTGATCGCCCTGGATATTGTATTCCCCCACGTAATTGATCACGTAGTCGCTGGTGATCTCCGGCTCCAGCGTGCCGACCTTCTGGTTGATCCAGGCGATGTTGATCTTGTGGTGGCCACCCGACTGGCTGGGGCCGCCGAAACCGGGTGAGTTGCAGACAAAGATGTCCACATCCGGCAGCTCTTCCATCACCTCCTCGGCAATGGCGTTGGCGTCGTCGCCGATCAGCGCTGTGGCGCAGGTCTGGTAGATGGTCATCCGCTTGGTGCCCGGGAAGGCCTTGAAGGCCTCAATAATGTTCTGCTTGAGCAGTTTCTCGGCGCCGAAGACGATATGTTTTTCTTTCACGTCGGTGGCAAAGGTGTACTTAAGCTGAAAATTGTCGTTGTCGCTGATATAGCGCTTGGTCTGCCAGGTGTCGTAGGTGCAGCCGACCGGACCGTGACTGATATGGATGACGTCCTTCATCGGCGTACCGATCACGTGCTTGGCGCCGCAGTAGGCGCAGCCGCGTTCGGAAATCGTGCCGGGGATGGTGTTGAGGTAGCCCTTGGGCAGACAGGAGGTCAGGTCCTCGCCTTTGCCTTTAATGACGGCATGCTCCCGGCGCTCGGGGATAACTTTACTGCATTCAAACTCATGGTATGGCATGGCGCAATCTCCTTGTAGCTTGCAAACGAATTGAATCTAACCCCTCCAACCCTTGTCAGGGGAGGCAACTCTGGTTTGCTCCCTCCCTGAGAAGGGAGGGCTAGGGAGGGTTGGTTTGAAATTAGTCGGCCAGACCGTACTTGACGACCATCTCTTCCAACTGATCCATGGTCAGCGGCTTGGGAATCACAAAGTCTTCGTTTTCAATGATCTTGCGGGCCAGTTCGCAGTATTCCTTGGCCTGGTTTTCGTTTGCGTCGAACTCCGTCACCGTTTTTTTGTTGAATTCGGCCTTTTGCACGATGTTGTCGCGGGGTACAAAATGGATCATCTTGGTGCCCAGGGCAGCGGTGAATTCCTCCATCAACCCCAGTTCGCCATCCACCTTGCGGCTGTTGCAGATGATCCCCCCCAGACGCACGCCGCTTTGCTTGGCGTATTTGGTCAGCCCCTTGGCAATGTTGTTGGCGGCATAGATAGCCATCATTTCACCGGAGGCCACGATGTAAACCTCCTCGGCCTTGCCGTCGCGGATCGGCATAGCAAAGCCGCCGCAGACAACGTCACCCAGCACGTCGAAGAAGACGAAATCGAGATCCTCCGTGTAGGCGCCATTCTCTTCCATCAGATCGATGGCGGTGATGACGCCGCGCCCGGCGCAGCCGACGCCCGGCTCGGGGCCGCCCGATTCAACGCACTGAATTCCCTTGTAGCCGATCTTGATCACCATATCGTTGGTGATTTTTTCTGCTCCGTAGTCGCGCAGCATGTCCATCAGGGTTTCCTGTGGCTTGCCGCCGAGGATTAGACGTGTGGAATCAGCTTTGGGGTCACAGCCGTGAATAAAGACCTTTTTCTCGTGGAAATGGGCCAGAGCTGCTGCCGTGTTCTGTGTCGTTGTGGATTTACCGATGCCGCCTTTACCGTAGATGGCGATTTTTCTAGTCATGGTTAAGCTCCTTTAGTGCAAGACAGATGGTTTTTGAGGAACCGGTTCATCAGCGCTTGAGTCCTCCTAGAGCAGAGAGTGTGCCAGGGGTATCTTGAATTAGAAAACCTGTCGTGCTGTAATGTGCTGTTGGTGTAAATTGTTATTAATAACGGTGAGTTGTACTGATTGGCTGGCTTGCGTGAGAGATTGGGGGAAGGGGAATCCTATTGTTTCGATGCTTGTTGTTAACGATGAAAGACGTTCCGCACGGTACGATTTAGAGGGAAAAGTTCCTAAATGTACGGAGGGTTCAAATGTTATACACGGACGGCCACAGAGAGGCATTGACCACGCAATACGTCCGAATTACAGGGGGGATTGGGGGATCTTATGGAAGAAAACCGCTGGCGCCATTGCAACGTCCACATGGCGTCGCGGCAATTCTGCGAGCCGGATGCCGCCGGCCACCGGTTTCTGGAGGTGGTGACGGAGACGCTTGGCTTCTCGGTCCGGGCCCACACCCGGATTCTGAAAGTGGCGCGGACTATCGCCGACCCGGAAGGCGCGGAGAGCATCCGCGAACACCATATCGCCGAGGCGGTCCAGTATCGGAGTTTGGACAGGAAGCAGTTTTAAGAATAACAGAAAAAGTTTCTTATATCAGGTCTTGAAAAACACACAGTATTTATGGCCACTTTGGACTGATTTTATGTTGTCATGCAACGCATAACTTTCTGATATTGCATGAGAATTGATGTGCGTGGTTTCGAAGAACAGTCCGATGCCCTGTTCGTGTATGTCTCGCCGGAGTCCTTTGTCCCCAAGGACCATCCGTTGCGGCCGATCCGCCAGATGGTCGATGCCGCCCTGGAGAATTTGTCGCCAGTGTTCAGCCAGATGTACTCCTACACCGGCCGGCCCTCCATCCCGCCGGAGCGCCTACTGAAAGCCATGCTGCTGCAGGTGCTCTACTCGATTCCCAGCAACGTGAAGTTGGTGGAACAGATCCACTTCAGCATCCTGTTCCGCTGGTTCCTGGGACTCGGCCTCGATGAACCGATCTGGGCCATTCCAGCTTCAGTACGAACCAGGAGCGGTTGATCGAAACCGACGTAGCCACCCGCTTCCTAGCGGAAGTGCTGGAGCAGGCCAAACGCAGGAAACTCCTGTCCAAGGATCACTTCAGCGTTGACGGCACACTGATCCAGGCGTGGGCCTCGCTCAAGAGCTTTAAACCGAAGGGCGACGACCAGGACCCGCCGGTCGGCAGGAATACGGGCCGGGACTTCAAGGGAGAGAAGCTTTCCAATGACACACCCATGCCTCAACTACCGATCCCGAAGCGAGGCTGTACCGCAAGAGCCTCAACCAGGAACCACGGATGTCCTCCGCCGCCCATCTGCTAACCGAGAATCAGCATGGGCTGGTCATGATGAGCCGAGTCACCCAGGCCGACGGCTATGCGGAACGCGAAACCTCCAAGGAAATGCTTGGCAAGATCGCCCCGAGGAAGCGGCGGCTGACCGGAACTACGATACCTTCGGCTTTACCGAAGCCATGCGGGCGTTGAACGTCACGCCCCACGTAACCCGGAACACTACCACTACCAAGAAAGGACGCCGTTCCTCCATCGATGGCCGTACCACCAGGCACAAGAGCTACGCCGCGAGCCAGAAGTTCCGCAAGAGGATCGAAGAGGCGTTCGGCTGGCTCAAGACGGTTTGACTGTTTCGCAAAACCCTCTACCGAGGAGCCAAGAAGATCGACTGGCGCTTCATCCTGGCGGTGACGGCCTATAACCTGGTCCGAATGCGAAACCTGGGAGTAGGTGTCACCTGAAGCAGGGTAAATGCGCCGTATGGGTGTAAATCCGGCCGCCAAAGCGGCAAAAATAAGTTTCAAAGAGCATAAATTTAGCGAATAAATCGGACCTGTTACCTGAATATGTCCTTCAAGGGAGGGTTAGCCGCTCAATCGACGGGTTTTTCAAAGACCTGATATTAGCTATCGCTTGATCTGGACTCACTCCTACCACTGTAAGTTCTTTATCCTGTACTTTTCCGCTCTCGGCGCCGATAGTTGATGCCGAGTTTGTCCAAACGCCAGCGTAGGGTGTTCGGGTTCATTCCGAGGAATTCAGCTGCTCCGCCAGGGCCGTGAATTTTTCCTTTAGCAAATTTGAGTACTTCGCTGATATGTGCTGCTATGGCTTCGTCAAGTTTCAGGGGACGAGGAGAGAGGGCGTTACAGGCGAGGACTTCCTTCGTTCTTTCCTCCTTACGCGGTAGTATCGCATCGAAGGTCAGTGATCCGCCGCGGTGCCGGATCAACTCCCGTTCGACTAGGTTTTCTAGTTCGCGCACGTTCCCGGGCCAGTCGTACTCCATGAGTCGCAAAAGCGCACCGGGTGCTATGGGCGCGGGAACGCTCATTCCGAGCTCTCTGCTCTTCACTGCCAGGAAATGGCGGGTTAACGCTGGAACATCCTCCTGCCGTTGCCGCACTGGCGGTACTATGATAGGAAAAGCGCTCAGCCTGTACCAGAGGTCCTCCCGGAAACTTCCTTCTGTCATCATACTCTGCAGGTTGCGGTGTGTTGCTGCGATTACCCGAATGTCGACGGGGATTGGTCGTTTCCCTCCTACTCTCTCTATCTCGTGATTTTGCAGTACACGCAGGAGCCGTACCTGGGCCGTGGGGGGTAACTCACCGATCTCATCCAGAAAAATAGTCCCTCCGTTGGCCCGTTCG contains:
- a CDS encoding sigma 54-interacting transcriptional regulator: MAAAKDIDLTAEASGLKIVFNSENNAINTMRLNLATVGKCRNRECRAKVFPLLYQMSRVIAESADLSHTLMILQQIMERDMSIICGMISLYHQKTGGILLHESFGLTEDEAAKGVYALGEGITGKVVETGKAVMLPKISEEPGFLHRTRDLKYGLDQELSFICVPITRGRKVLGTISAERIYDSNKLLEQDVELLSTFAAIIAPTVELYLMEHVDRPRLELENRRLNDALKQKFKPSNIIGNSKAMLDVYEHIRKITATKTTVLVLGESGVGKELVASAIHYNSPLADGPFIKFNCAALPENIIESELFGHEKGSFTGASSFRTGRFEDANGGTIFLDEVGELSLAIQAKLLRVLQERSFERVGGNRSVKVEIRIIAATNRDLAEMVAKGQFREDLYYRLNVFPVTIPPLRDRGSDIITIADHFVEKFSRETGKAVKRISTPALNMLMSYHWPGNVRELENVIERAVILTEDEVIHGYNLPPSLQTSVLTGTVNKGGLEAKLASVEYEMLVEALKTNNGNTTEAARELGITRRILGLRMTQYNLNYKNFRERTP
- a CDS encoding NAD(+)--dinitrogen-reductase ADP-D-ribosyltransferase, with protein sequence MRYGSFNHCNLPPWVIASYHFNSNPQPLEIQGVKQSNRFLFDKLLAAADWHERAGIFMDFMSVKFQLHHWEQQATLPARNSIKNNYLFFLRCWMIDSNSISGAVLKHWVESRMGISPTYHKARIHDINSEAYFNYTVDVMKGSACTSAIQAQLDLLFEYCQFELRRKYPGQETITLYRGTHDAEEHDIIENLENRQQIVRLNNLISFTLEAERAWEFGRTVWKTTVPLAKIFYYSDLLPGSILKGEDEYMIIGGEYRVERLR
- a CDS encoding NifB/NifX family molybdenum-iron cluster-binding protein, which encodes MKIAFASNDGTVVNESFEEARAFTIWEIGADHATFCGDSTAMLPGDPSDEPHLARISMVGGCVIVCSLHISTVVLAKLVAQKSFHLNTVAATPISDIIDKLQEVLRGNPPPWLKKAMGTPARIMEQRNGC
- a CDS encoding pyridoxamine 5'-phosphate oxidase family protein is translated as MQNSAHHHHGPMRRKDREITDHTEIQAIIRSEKLMHIALVDGDMPFLVPVFYAYDGTSLYFHSAQSGSKMEILRRNNNICFEISVDHGVITSDDACDFEAQHRTVIGIGKAVEIADEAEKIEALDLIVAQFASQKFDYPQTNLDRTAVVRIEIGSLKGKKHGV
- a CDS encoding gamma-glutamylcyclotransferase family protein, coding for MSHLIFSYAANMNPELIASRCSKPEIVCLARLPDHALAFFDYSRRWDGGAATLISSPGEELWGIIYRLSFWDSERLDAWLDVHLDGTGDYFLLPTDVIGVDGITYPVLLYRKFYHGGPQQPPSTEYLETILSGAVARGLPAAYIETLRQIPAKKATFPVPHLFEHESASTFGRLSCDCSGLKQPTT
- the anfO gene encoding Fe-only nitrogenase accessory protein AnfO, translating into MKIASYVNVHGDVAGFHENGQVCLYENGENGWLKIREIPFGIHADLSLSEIKAAIRKAVAQLDGCKVFVLSEVRGLLNAVLQEEFGFRTWQSHGALLEQLDSVSRHDQAFIAAQAAKPVTGHTCSVPANRSGCGGGCSTHPSGSPPALTETAKPLPAPQSLGNGCYRINLAEILANDSSLNSKQVLVPFMASVKFTQLEVLCDHPPRWFSRELDKLDLIVASEQPAGNGKGTRVLLVPAKETVVHPS
- the anfK gene encoding Fe-only nitrogenase subunit beta, producing MHCEIKEKSRVGTINPIFTCQPAGAQFASIGIKDCTGLVHGGQGCVMFVRLLFSQHFKESFEIASSSLHEDGAVFGACHRVEEGVDVLLMRYPHIKVIPIITTCSTEIIGDDIDGVVKKLNSGLLKEKFPDREVHLIPVHTPSFVNSMIGGYDIAVRDFVKYFATKGEPNGKLNVLTGWVNPGDVKAIKHLLKEMEIDATVLFEIESFDSPLMPDGSAISHGSTTIDDLRSTANAVGTIALNRYEGTKAAEWLKQEFDLPTVIGPTPIGIRNTDIFLKNLKQLTGKPIPEPLVKERGRAIDALTDLTHMFLAEKKVAIYGAPDLVIGLAEFCIDLEMKPVLLLLGDDNPFYKDDPRLQAMKEHVDWDMEVVTNADFWELEDRIKNKGLKLDLILGHSKGRFVSIDYNVPMLRVGFPTYDRAGMYRYPVVGYEGATWLAEQMANTLFTDMEHKKNREWILNMW
- the anfG gene encoding Fe-only nitrogenase subunit delta, yielding MAAKHKIKNLAERKYQKVYTSDPLATVSPETREKIGQLENYLMKHCLWQFNSRGWDRRKQNAGILGQTAQLLCDEEVNITSPLDKCYWVDAVMLNRAYRELFPWITEMPKEDVKALMRLLNARLDWTLIDGSLNLELTVVNY
- the anfD gene encoding nitrogenase iron-iron protein, alpha chain, whose translation is MPYHEFECSKVIPERREHAVIKGKGEDLTSCLPKGYLNTIPGTISERGCAYCGAKHVIGTPMKDVIHISHGPVGCTYDTWQTKRYISDNDNFQLKYTFATDVKEKHIVFGAEKLLKQNIIEAFKAFPGTKRMTIYQTCATALIGDDANAIAEEVMEELPDVDIFVCNSPGFGGPSQSGGHHKINIAWINQKVGTLEPEITSDYVINYVGEYNIQGDQEVMLDFFKRMGIQVLSTFTGNGSYDDLRGMHRAHLNVLECARSAEYICDELRDRYGIPRLDIDGFGFKALGDSLRKIGLFFGIEDRAEKIIAEETAKWQPQLDWYKERLKGKRICLWPGGSKLWHWAHAIQEEMGVKVVSVYTKFGHQGDMEKGVSRCGEGALAIDDPNELEGLEALEMLKPHCIFTGKRPGEMAKKVNVPYLNAHAYHNGPWKGFEGWVRFARDIYNAIYSPIHELSLIDISKDEIQSDHSFLTRRMLSDKELPEEIKASTELSEYTGNYDVIAGLRNKTYPEFPRTSANMPKDAA
- the nifH gene encoding nitrogenase iron protein gives rise to the protein MTRKIAIYGKGGIGKSTTTQNTAAALAHFHEKKVFIHGCDPKADSTRLILGGKPQETLMDMLRDYGAEKITNDMVIKIGYKGIQCVESGGPEPGVGCAGRGVITAIDLMEENGAYTEDLDFVFFDVLGDVVCGGFAMPIRDGKAEEVYIVASGEMMAIYAANNIAKGLTKYAKQSGVRLGGIICNSRKVDGELGLMEEFTAALGTKMIHFVPRDNIVQKAEFNKKTVTEFDANENQAKEYCELARKIIENEDFVIPKPLTMDQLEEMVVKYGLAD